A genomic region of Rickettsiales bacterium contains the following coding sequences:
- a CDS encoding DUF3800 domain-containing protein — MTSVINVYCDESCHLQKDDGKAMVLGALYCNAEEVRIIADKVRAIKKKYNLPRLFETKWTKISPSKKDYYLALVDYFFHESPARFRCVLIPDKTKLDHAQYYQTHDDWYYKMYYVMLQWLIRPPKKYHVYIDIKDTKSTQRVKTLQDYLANRIYDYSRECIARVQQVRSHEVELLQLADLLIGAVAYASRHPHKTGAKAEIVERICKYLPQQSLSKSTAYSYTKFNLFVWDAGIQ; from the coding sequence ATGACCAGTGTAATCAATGTCTATTGCGATGAATCGTGCCACCTCCAGAAGGATGACGGCAAGGCAATGGTACTCGGTGCGCTGTATTGCAATGCAGAAGAAGTAAGGATAATTGCAGATAAAGTGCGGGCGATTAAAAAGAAATATAACCTGCCGCGGTTGTTTGAAACAAAATGGACAAAAATATCCCCTTCAAAGAAAGACTATTACCTGGCTTTGGTGGATTATTTTTTTCATGAATCACCAGCGCGATTTCGTTGTGTTCTTATCCCGGATAAAACCAAACTTGATCATGCGCAGTATTACCAAACACATGATGATTGGTACTACAAAATGTATTATGTCATGTTGCAATGGCTTATTCGGCCACCAAAAAAATATCATGTTTATATTGATATAAAGGATACGAAAAGTACCCAACGGGTAAAAACACTACAGGATTATTTAGCAAATCGTATATACGATTACTCTCGCGAGTGTATCGCCCGTGTCCAGCAAGTAAGATCGCATGAAGTCGAGCTTCTTCAATTGGCTGATCTTCTGATTGGAGCTGTTGCTTACGCAAGCCGCCATCCTCATAAAACGGGTGCAAAAGCTGAAATTGTCGAACGCATATGCAAGTATTTGCCACAACAAAGCCTCTCAAAAAGCACGGCTTACAGTTATACCAAATTTAATCTGTTTGTTTGGGATGCAGGCATACAATGA
- a CDS encoding type I restriction endonuclease subunit R: protein MAITEDKLEQVALDWFQVLGYKKIYGPDIAPPPDGETPERDNYRQVILLERLRNQLQVINPTIPVVAIDDAIGQIMAPNLPTTIQINRQFHRWLRDGVSVQYQRDSETVGDLVYLADFNNPANNDWLAVNQFSIQGPHHTRRPDIVVFLNGLPVAVLELKNPADEDADIWKAFDQLQTYKEQIPDLFNTNEILVISDGVTARMGSLTADKERFSAWRTIDGKTNDPLGQMHELETLIKGVFHKEFMLDYLKNYILFEEDKAEIIKKIAGYHQFHAIRLAMARTLAASAEGGDHKAGVVWHTQGSGKSISMACYAGKVMTHPDMKNPTIVVVTDRNDLDGQLFGTFSTAKDLLRETPKQAESRSALRTLLDNRPSGGIIFTTIQKFTPGEDEDSFPVLSERHNIVVICDEAHRTQYGLDARINKKGEYEYGYAKHMRDGLPNATFIAFTGTPVSQADKDTRAVFGPDIHVYDMEQAEKDQATVKIYYEGRLAKLELKEDQKPHIDGEVEELTEDEEESAAAKIKSRWAALEKLVGAEPRIKQVAADLVQHFEERLRTIDGKAMIVGMSRDICVHLYNAIVDLRPEWHDDDPKKGVIKIIMTGSSSDKPILRPHIYSKQIKKDLEKRFKSVDDPFKIVIVRDMWLTGFDVPCLHTMYIDKPMRGHNLMQAIARVNRVFKDKPGGLVVDYIGIANELREALKEYTASGGKGKPTEFIEQAFDLFMEKLSVARGMMHGFDYADFESEAFELLPGAANHVLEQKDGKKRFADCITAMSQAFALCSTYEDALPYREEVAFLQAIKAVITKHSTASSKLDDEKREHALRQIVSKAIAADGVVDIFAAAGLKNPNIGLLSDEFLNDVRLLPHKNLAVELLERLLKNDIKARFKNNVVQNKKFTDLLQQALNKYRNRAIETAQVIEELIAMAQEFRAAAERGQDLGLSADEIAFYDALETNQASVKELGDDILRQIAVELTDQLRKNVSVDWSVRETVRAKLRLLVKRILRKYKYPPDLEQRAIDLVLQQAETLSEAWV, encoded by the coding sequence ATGGCGATAACTGAAGATAAATTAGAACAAGTGGCCTTGGACTGGTTCCAGGTGCTAGGCTATAAAAAGATTTATGGTCCTGACATTGCACCGCCGCCAGATGGTGAAACCCCGGAGCGTGACAATTACCGGCAGGTGATCTTGCTGGAGCGACTCAGGAATCAGTTGCAGGTCATTAATCCTACAATTCCCGTTGTAGCAATTGATGATGCCATAGGCCAGATCATGGCTCCGAACTTGCCAACCACAATTCAGATCAACCGGCAATTCCACCGCTGGCTACGTGACGGCGTAAGCGTACAGTACCAGCGTGACAGCGAAACGGTGGGCGATCTGGTATATCTGGCGGATTTCAATAATCCTGCAAACAACGACTGGCTGGCGGTCAACCAGTTTTCCATTCAGGGGCCGCACCATACGCGCCGCCCAGATATTGTGGTTTTCTTGAACGGCCTGCCGGTCGCCGTGCTGGAACTGAAAAACCCTGCCGACGAAGACGCGGATATATGGAAAGCTTTCGACCAACTCCAGACTTATAAAGAACAGATTCCCGATCTGTTCAACACCAATGAAATACTCGTTATCTCTGATGGCGTAACGGCACGTATGGGATCGCTGACCGCCGATAAGGAGCGTTTTTCCGCCTGGCGCACGATTGACGGCAAAACCAATGACCCGCTGGGGCAGATGCATGAACTGGAGACGCTTATCAAGGGCGTTTTCCATAAAGAGTTCATGCTTGATTACCTGAAAAATTACATCCTGTTTGAAGAAGACAAGGCAGAGATCATCAAGAAAATTGCCGGATACCACCAGTTCCACGCGATCCGGCTGGCAATGGCGCGGACGCTAGCGGCGTCTGCCGAAGGCGGCGACCATAAGGCCGGGGTTGTCTGGCATACGCAGGGATCGGGCAAGAGCATCTCGATGGCCTGCTATGCGGGCAAGGTCATGACGCACCCGGACATGAAGAACCCGACGATTGTTGTTGTGACCGACCGTAACGATCTGGACGGCCAGCTATTCGGCACGTTCAGCACAGCAAAAGACCTGCTGCGTGAAACGCCAAAGCAGGCGGAAAGTCGTAGCGCTTTACGAACGCTGCTGGATAACCGGCCTTCCGGCGGGATTATCTTTACTACTATCCAGAAATTCACTCCCGGCGAAGATGAAGACAGTTTCCCCGTATTGTCCGAGCGGCATAATATCGTGGTGATCTGCGATGAAGCGCACCGCACCCAATATGGGCTGGACGCTCGCATCAATAAGAAAGGCGAATATGAATATGGCTATGCCAAGCATATGCGCGACGGCCTACCCAATGCTACCTTTATTGCCTTCACCGGCACGCCTGTTTCCCAGGCCGACAAAGACACGCGGGCCGTCTTCGGGCCGGATATCCATGTGTACGATATGGAACAGGCGGAAAAAGATCAGGCCACCGTCAAAATCTACTATGAAGGCCGTCTGGCAAAGCTGGAACTGAAGGAAGACCAGAAACCCCACATAGACGGTGAAGTGGAAGAACTGACCGAAGATGAGGAAGAAAGCGCTGCCGCTAAGATAAAGTCCCGTTGGGCTGCGCTAGAAAAGCTGGTGGGGGCCGAACCGCGTATTAAACAGGTGGCCGCTGATCTGGTGCAGCATTTTGAAGAGCGGCTTAGGACGATAGACGGTAAGGCAATGATTGTCGGCATGAGCCGGGATATATGCGTACATCTTTACAACGCCATTGTTGACCTTCGCCCGGAATGGCATGACGACGATCCGAAAAAAGGCGTCATTAAAATCATCATGACGGGTTCATCCAGTGATAAGCCTATCCTGCGTCCTCATATATATTCCAAGCAGATTAAAAAAGACCTAGAAAAACGGTTTAAGAGTGTTGATGATCCATTCAAAATCGTCATCGTGCGCGATATGTGGCTGACAGGATTCGATGTGCCATGCTTGCATACGATGTATATCGACAAGCCTATGCGTGGCCATAATCTGATGCAGGCTATTGCCCGTGTGAATCGCGTATTTAAAGACAAACCCGGCGGGTTGGTGGTGGACTATATCGGCATTGCCAATGAATTGCGGGAAGCCTTGAAGGAATACACCGCCAGCGGCGGCAAGGGCAAACCTACCGAGTTTATTGAGCAAGCGTTTGATCTGTTTATGGAAAAACTCAGCGTTGCACGTGGTATGATGCATGGGTTCGATTACGCGGATTTTGAGTCCGAAGCTTTCGAACTTCTGCCCGGTGCAGCTAACCATGTTCTGGAACAGAAGGATGGCAAAAAACGCTTTGCCGATTGCATTACAGCAATGAGCCAGGCTTTCGCACTGTGCAGCACGTATGAAGATGCGCTTCCATACCGTGAGGAGGTTGCTTTCCTACAGGCGATCAAAGCGGTTATTACTAAGCACAGCACGGCTTCTAGCAAGCTTGATGATGAGAAACGAGAACATGCATTGCGACAGATCGTCAGCAAAGCTATTGCTGCTGATGGCGTCGTGGACATTTTCGCTGCAGCAGGACTCAAGAATCCCAATATAGGGCTTTTGTCGGATGAATTCTTAAATGATGTACGCCTGCTTCCGCATAAGAATTTGGCGGTTGAACTTCTGGAGAGGCTGCTGAAAAACGATATTAAGGCACGCTTCAAAAACAACGTGGTGCAAAATAAGAAATTCACCGACCTTTTGCAGCAAGCTCTTAATAAATACCGCAACCGCGCCATTGAAACTGCGCAGGTAATAGAAGAGTTGATCGCAATGGCTCAGGAATTTAGAGCAGCAGCGGAACGTGGGCAAGATTTAGGACTAAGTGCAGATGAAATAGCATTTTACGATGCATTAGAAACCAACCAAGCATCCGTTAAAGAATTAGGGGATGACATT
- a CDS encoding class I SAM-dependent DNA methyltransferase, whose amino-acid sequence MVSQETKKRLWAVADKLRSNMDAAEYKHIVLGLIFLKYVSDTFSEHRNELQRKFTNPNDEYYLSNQGNLARELEDRDYYTEANVFWVPENARWDSIRNNAKQPNLGKLIDEALLAIEAENPRLKNILDKRFARTELEPGKLGELVDEISKIGFEGKEKAKDVLGEVYEYFLGQFANAEGKKGGQFYTPASVVKIIVEIIAPHKGKVYDPCCGSGGMFVQSEKFLESHGGKFGDISIYGQEANPTTWRLVAMNLAIRGMDFNLGKEPADSFTRNQHPDLRADYIMANPPFNISDWWNEKLAEDVRWAYGTPPAGNANYAWLSHILYHLKPSGLAGVVLANGSMSSSQNNEGAIRKEMIEKDVVDCMIALPPQLFFNTQIPACLWFLTKDKKANGRDRRGEILFIDARKLGRMETRVNRVLDEADIAKIATAYHAWRTDGETTAKYENVPGFVYAAKKAEVAANDYVLTPGRYVGAEAIEEDDEAFAEKMTRLTSHLKTLMEEGATLDNEIRRQLEKVGYGF is encoded by the coding sequence ATGGTTAGCCAGGAAACAAAGAAAAGATTATGGGCGGTAGCAGATAAACTCCGTTCCAATATGGATGCTGCTGAATATAAACATATCGTGCTTGGACTTATCTTCCTGAAATATGTCTCAGATACTTTTTCTGAGCACCGTAACGAATTGCAGCGTAAATTCACCAATCCGAATGATGAATATTATCTTTCCAATCAGGGCAATCTGGCGCGAGAGTTGGAAGACCGGGATTATTATACAGAAGCAAACGTATTTTGGGTTCCCGAAAATGCACGTTGGGACAGTATTCGTAACAATGCCAAGCAACCCAATTTGGGAAAATTGATTGATGAAGCTCTGCTTGCGATTGAAGCAGAAAACCCGCGCTTAAAGAATATCCTGGATAAGCGCTTTGCCCGCACCGAGTTAGAGCCGGGGAAGTTGGGGGAGTTGGTTGACGAGATTTCCAAAATCGGATTTGAAGGCAAAGAAAAAGCAAAGGATGTGTTGGGAGAAGTATATGAATATTTCCTAGGCCAGTTTGCTAATGCCGAAGGCAAGAAGGGCGGACAGTTCTATACGCCCGCTTCGGTCGTGAAAATCATTGTGGAGATCATCGCACCGCATAAGGGCAAGGTCTATGACCCGTGCTGCGGTTCTGGCGGGATGTTCGTCCAGTCCGAGAAATTCCTTGAATCGCACGGCGGTAAATTCGGCGATATCAGTATTTATGGACAAGAAGCCAACCCCACCACTTGGCGGCTGGTGGCGATGAATCTAGCGATTCGGGGAATGGACTTCAATCTGGGCAAGGAACCTGCCGACAGCTTCACCCGCAACCAGCATCCGGATTTACGGGCGGACTATATTATGGCTAACCCGCCGTTCAATATTTCCGACTGGTGGAATGAGAAACTCGCTGAGGATGTTCGCTGGGCTTACGGCACGCCGCCTGCCGGAAATGCCAACTATGCGTGGCTCTCCCATATCCTGTATCATTTGAAGCCTTCGGGTCTTGCAGGGGTGGTGCTGGCCAACGGGTCCATGTCATCAAGCCAGAATAATGAAGGCGCGATCCGCAAGGAAATGATCGAAAAGGACGTGGTAGATTGCATGATCGCGCTGCCGCCACAGCTTTTCTTCAATACCCAGATTCCGGCCTGCCTGTGGTTTCTGACGAAGGATAAAAAGGCCAACGGGCGCGACCGGCGCGGTGAAATCTTGTTCATTGACGCCCGCAAGCTGGGACGAATGGAAACCCGCGTGAACCGCGTGCTGGATGAGGCGGATATCGCAAAAATCGCCACCGCCTATCATGCCTGGCGCACGGACGGCGAAACCACGGCAAAATACGAAAACGTGCCGGGGTTTGTCTATGCCGCGAAGAAAGCGGAAGTGGCCGCCAATGATTATGTGCTGACGCCGGGCCGCTATGTCGGCGCGGAGGCGATAGAGGAAGATGACGAAGCCTTCGCCGAAAAAATGACCCGCTTGACCAGTCACCTTAAAACCCTAATGGAAGAAGGCGCAACGCTGGATAATGAAATCCGCAGACAGCTTGAGAAGGTCGGGTATGGTTTCTAA
- a CDS encoding restriction endonuclease subunit S, with protein MVSKQAWRKVFIKNVAQVFDGPHATPKTVSEGPVFLGINSLDNGRLNLANTRHVTEEDYLLWTRRVTPQANDIVFSYETRIGEAAIIPEGLKCCLGRRMGLVRVDSNQLDPRFFLYSYLSPQYQEFLRSKKIHGSTVERLALTEFPNFPLAIPDISEQREIINILSCLDNKIELNQQMNKTLEAIARTLFKSWFIDFDPVKARAEGRKPNGMDDATATLFPSRFVESELGMIPEGWSTAPFASLIQLIGGGTPKTTIAEYWNGTVPWFSVVDAPVEGDVFVIATEKNITETGLKNSSARLLPIGTTIISARGTVGRIALVGVPMAMNQSCYGIRGLDGIGDAFTYFATKSILSELKIRAHGSVFDTITRETFGSVLAIKPSLDSINIFEQQVASLFKRILSNLQATRNLMAIRDLLLPRLISGKLRIETQNDIESVA; from the coding sequence ATGGTTTCTAAGCAAGCTTGGCGAAAGGTTTTTATTAAGAATGTGGCTCAGGTATTCGATGGGCCACATGCTACCCCCAAGACTGTTTCTGAAGGTCCGGTCTTTCTTGGGATTAACTCTCTAGATAATGGTCGACTCAATCTTGCCAACACTCGGCATGTTACAGAAGAGGATTATCTTTTATGGACACGCCGAGTCACGCCGCAAGCTAATGATATTGTATTCTCCTATGAAACTAGGATCGGTGAAGCAGCAATAATTCCTGAAGGGTTGAAATGCTGTTTAGGGCGTCGTATGGGGCTAGTGAGAGTCGATTCTAATCAGCTTGATCCAAGATTTTTTCTCTATTCTTATTTATCACCTCAATACCAAGAGTTTTTACGATCAAAAAAAATTCATGGCAGTACTGTTGAACGCCTGGCATTAACGGAATTTCCTAATTTTCCACTCGCTATTCCTGACATATCTGAGCAAAGAGAAATCATTAATATTCTAAGCTGCCTAGATAATAAAATTGAACTCAACCAGCAAATGAACAAAACGCTGGAAGCAATAGCGCGGACGTTATTCAAATCATGGTTCATAGATTTTGACCCCGTAAAAGCCAGGGCCGAAGGCCGCAAGCCTAACGGCATGGACGACGCCACCGCCACCCTGTTTCCATCCCGCTTTGTTGAATCTGAATTAGGAATGATTCCCGAGGGATGGAGCACAGCTCCTTTTGCTAGTCTTATACAGTTAATCGGTGGTGGAACCCCCAAAACAACTATAGCAGAGTATTGGAATGGTACTGTTCCTTGGTTTTCTGTGGTTGATGCGCCTGTTGAGGGTGATGTTTTTGTTATTGCAACAGAAAAAAATATTACAGAGACTGGACTAAAAAATTCATCTGCTCGTCTTTTACCTATAGGTACAACTATTATTTCTGCGCGCGGAACAGTCGGACGTATTGCACTTGTTGGTGTCCCTATGGCAATGAATCAGTCATGTTACGGAATTAGAGGATTAGATGGAATTGGCGATGCTTTTACATATTTTGCAACAAAATCTATATTATCAGAACTCAAAATACGAGCACATGGCTCTGTCTTTGATACAATCACTCGGGAAACATTTGGCAGTGTGCTTGCTATAAAGCCGTCGTTAGATAGTATTAATATTTTCGAACAACAGGTAGCGTCTCTATTCAAGCGCATCCTATCCAACTTACAGGCAACCAGAAATCTAATGGCAATCCGCGACCTCCTGCTTCCCCGACTTATCTCCGGCAAATTGCGCATTGAAACTCAGAACGATATAGAGAGCGTGGCATGA